Proteins co-encoded in one Halodesulfovibrio marinisediminis DSM 17456 genomic window:
- a CDS encoding amino acid permease — protein sequence MNSKDIGAISIVAGTAIGAGMLGLPMVIGSLGFFTGCLLLLIMWALAVYSGLMLIEINLEFGPGVNFNHMTHEVLGRPGQLVATGSVFFLTYCLLVAYITGMGGLISTIVDIDPRIGSAAFAIVSGIIFFIGTNALVSANKTLFTIMLGAMILSFACLGGQLELHNLTQGNPTPKGLLIALPVLFTSFGFHASIPSVVSFVGEDKKSLVSILVIGSTIPGLCYAAWLMLSLGSATPEQLTSMANVDALVTLISGNATWLSSILSFFAMLALVTSFFGVSLGLFDLVAETFKRGNDKTSRAGTSALVFLPPLAASVLAPDGFIAALSHAGAALAIIAIFLPCIMVLKLRSAGKSQEFRAIGGNPAVVTSFLFGIIIIAANYL from the coding sequence ATGAACTCTAAAGATATTGGTGCAATTAGTATTGTTGCCGGTACCGCAATTGGTGCAGGTATGCTTGGTCTTCCTATGGTAATTGGAAGCCTCGGCTTTTTCACAGGCTGTCTGCTCTTACTCATCATGTGGGCTCTGGCAGTCTACTCAGGTCTGATGCTTATTGAAATCAACCTTGAATTCGGGCCCGGTGTTAACTTCAACCACATGACACACGAAGTCCTCGGTCGTCCCGGTCAGCTAGTAGCCACGGGGAGTGTTTTTTTTCTCACTTACTGTCTTCTCGTCGCCTATATAACGGGTATGGGTGGTCTTATTTCCACCATAGTAGACATTGATCCCCGTATTGGTTCCGCTGCATTTGCCATTGTAAGCGGTATCATTTTCTTCATCGGAACAAACGCACTCGTTTCCGCAAACAAAACATTATTCACCATTATGCTCGGTGCAATGATACTCAGTTTTGCCTGCCTCGGTGGTCAGCTTGAGCTACATAATCTTACACAGGGCAACCCAACCCCAAAAGGCTTGCTTATAGCACTCCCTGTTCTTTTCACTTCCTTCGGTTTTCATGCATCTATACCTAGTGTTGTAAGCTTCGTAGGTGAAGACAAGAAATCTCTTGTAAGTATTCTGGTCATCGGCAGTACTATCCCGGGACTCTGTTACGCTGCGTGGCTTATGCTCTCGCTCGGTAGCGCAACACCGGAACAACTCACAAGCATGGCTAACGTTGATGCGCTTGTTACACTCATAAGCGGCAACGCAACATGGCTTTCCAGCATCTTATCCTTCTTTGCCATGCTCGCACTGGTTACATCTTTCTTCGGCGTATCCCTTGGGTTGTTTGACCTCGTCGCAGAAACCTTCAAACGCGGTAACGATAAAACCAGTCGCGCCGGAACCAGCGCATTGGTTTTCCTTCCACCGCTTGCCGCGTCTGTACTCGCACCGGACGGATTCATCGCAGCTTTATCACATGCTGGTGCAGCCCTTGCCATCATTGCCATTTTCCTTCCGTGCATCATGGTATTGAAACTACGTTCTGCCGGTAAGAGTCAGGAGTTCAGAGCAATAGGTGGCAATCCTGCTGTTGTTACCAGCTTCTTATTCGGTATTATTATCATTGCTGCTAACTACTTATAA
- a CDS encoding sensor histidine kinase, with protein sequence MRKVRSLRRIIINRVLFFGLAFILGYSVLLIDFGDRGLDLAVEMRLNMELEAYSKQFALTPEIPLPEYTNFKTYLGYDTLPVKIRDAIPEKIFYSKQLEVWDPPHGELMQFIYPWQRPDDNWVYFVFTVHLNDSTERIMADLDHMLSFIGQVGLTVLAIIVILMLGSLHHLSHSINKLRAWANSLQIKKLDQQKKVFRYQELNEIADVIHDNTKRIAAGVKREQRFLEHASHELRTPIAILQNNLELLEYKGLSKDPRFAASFSRMSNAVNNMHHLTTTLLWASRNESAPPVATKVNLEALIEDLIAENNYLLKNKQVLVSTSLSNETIIVSKHVLRIILGNIIRNAFQHTDEGEISIHNTADTFVVFNSKSSEGTVSDTESYGLGIMLIERLVTKMGWDITFDDSDTFFAVTLQMSNVTPKSIEKDSL encoded by the coding sequence ATGAGAAAAGTACGTAGCTTACGACGGATTATAATAAACAGAGTTCTATTCTTTGGACTCGCTTTCATCCTTGGCTACTCTGTACTTTTGATAGACTTTGGTGACCGTGGCCTAGACTTGGCTGTTGAAATGCGCCTAAACATGGAACTTGAAGCATATTCAAAACAATTTGCCCTGACCCCTGAAATACCGTTACCAGAATATACCAACTTTAAAACCTATCTAGGGTATGACACGCTTCCCGTAAAAATTCGTGACGCTATTCCTGAAAAAATTTTCTATTCAAAACAGCTGGAAGTTTGGGACCCCCCCCACGGGGAACTCATGCAATTCATTTATCCATGGCAACGCCCTGATGATAACTGGGTATACTTCGTTTTCACTGTGCATCTGAATGACAGTACAGAAAGAATCATGGCTGATCTTGATCACATGCTTTCATTTATTGGCCAGGTAGGACTCACCGTCCTTGCCATCATCGTTATTCTCATGCTTGGCTCTTTACATCACCTCTCCCACTCCATTAACAAATTACGAGCATGGGCAAACAGCCTCCAAATAAAAAAGCTTGATCAACAAAAAAAAGTCTTTAGATACCAAGAGCTAAACGAAATTGCTGACGTAATTCATGATAATACAAAGCGTATTGCCGCTGGAGTAAAACGTGAACAGCGATTTTTGGAACACGCGAGCCATGAACTACGTACCCCGATAGCCATACTACAAAACAACCTTGAACTGCTTGAATATAAAGGGCTCAGTAAAGATCCGCGTTTTGCAGCGTCATTTTCACGTATGTCTAACGCTGTAAACAACATGCACCATTTGACTACAACACTGTTATGGGCAAGCCGAAACGAAAGCGCACCGCCTGTAGCCACAAAAGTAAATCTTGAAGCATTAATTGAAGACCTGATTGCTGAAAACAACTATCTGCTAAAAAATAAACAGGTTCTGGTATCCACGTCTCTTTCCAACGAAACGATTATTGTTTCGAAACATGTGCTGCGTATCATTCTGGGCAACATTATCCGCAACGCATTCCAACACACCGACGAAGGCGAAATTAGCATTCATAATACAGCAGATACCTTTGTTGTATTTAACAGTAAATCATCTGAAGGAACTGTATCAGATACTGAAAGCTACGGCCTCGGCATCATGCTTATTGAACGTCTCGTAACTAAAATGGGTTGGGACATCACCTTTGATGATTCTGACACGTTCTTCGCTGTAACCCTGCAAATGAGCAATGTAACACCCAAGAGCATAGAAAAGGACTCCCTGTAA
- a CDS encoding response regulator transcription factor encodes MNLNVLLVEDDYDLAASLVEYLELEHITCDHAANGLHGMELITQNKYDVLLLDVMMPKMDGLSLCDSLRKDGVDTPVLMLTARDTLDDKVAGFEVGTDDYLVKPFALKELLIRVRALAKRRSSQPRKYTVADLELDTGAVTATRNGKSLLLTPTEWKLLLELTRNSPHVVTRDQLIRAVWGEDTPESNTLKVHMHKLRQKVDKPFPNALITTLPRHGFALRNDHEKST; translated from the coding sequence ATGAATCTAAATGTATTACTTGTTGAAGATGATTACGATCTTGCTGCCTCGCTTGTGGAGTATCTTGAGCTGGAACATATTACCTGCGACCATGCTGCAAATGGCCTGCACGGCATGGAGCTTATCACGCAAAACAAGTACGATGTCCTTCTCCTTGATGTAATGATGCCTAAAATGGATGGACTTTCTTTATGTGACAGCCTACGCAAAGATGGCGTTGACACCCCAGTCCTTATGCTGACAGCCCGTGACACACTTGATGATAAGGTTGCCGGATTTGAAGTCGGCACAGATGACTATCTGGTAAAGCCATTTGCCCTTAAAGAACTTCTTATCCGTGTCCGCGCTCTCGCCAAAAGACGCAGCAGCCAACCTCGCAAGTATACTGTAGCTGATCTGGAACTGGATACCGGAGCTGTAACAGCAACGCGAAACGGAAAAAGTCTGCTTCTCACTCCAACAGAATGGAAACTCCTTTTAGAATTAACCCGCAACAGCCCACACGTTGTCACACGTGACCAGCTAATACGGGCAGTATGGGGAGAGGACACTCCAGAAAGTAACACCCTAAAGGTACACATGCACAAATTACGGCAAAAAGTAGATAAGCCATTCCCGAATGCGCTAATCACAACACTCCCCAGACACGGTTTTGCACTGAGAAACGACCATGAGAAAAGTACGTAG
- a CDS encoding pyridoxamine 5'-phosphate oxidase family protein — MRRKEQDVTSPKIVEELLSDVLVCRLGMCLGNKPYVVPVNFAHKGTKVFIHGCCEGKKIDILRENPAVFFEATREGDLLPASDSENMCKSDFSFQCLMASGVAELVENAEEKAEVLDALCTKYYGKSGMMPETAIRGTCVFKISLEDISVKQSGEWP; from the coding sequence ATGAGAAGAAAAGAGCAGGATGTCACCAGCCCGAAAATTGTTGAAGAATTGTTGAGTGATGTTTTAGTTTGCCGTTTGGGTATGTGTCTAGGCAATAAACCATATGTTGTTCCGGTGAACTTTGCGCATAAGGGAACGAAAGTCTTCATTCACGGATGCTGTGAGGGAAAAAAGATCGACATATTGCGTGAAAATCCGGCGGTCTTCTTTGAGGCAACTCGAGAAGGCGATCTTCTTCCGGCATCGGATAGTGAAAATATGTGTAAGAGTGATTTTTCGTTTCAATGCCTTATGGCAAGTGGTGTGGCTGAGCTTGTGGAAAATGCGGAAGAGAAGGCTGAGGTGCTGGATGCGCTTTGCACTAAGTATTATGGGAAATCTGGAATGATGCCTGAGACTGCCATTCGTGGAACATGTGTGTTTAAAATAAGTCTGGAAGATATAAGCGTGAAGCAATCTGGCGAGTGGCCGTAG
- a CDS encoding YhcH/YjgK/YiaL family protein, translated as MILDVLEHAERYEALSPYFAEAFAFLRRKDLYDLPDGQYEIQGRKLYATVVHQKGRSIDEAKLEAHDQYIDIQFVLQGTELMGWKSRKDITVPAEQPEEYPDVYFYDEAPTSWNTVLSGSFAIFFPEDAHMPLVADGELHKVILKVAVDSE; from the coding sequence ATGATTTTAGATGTTCTGGAGCATGCTGAACGGTATGAGGCTTTATCTCCATATTTTGCAGAAGCGTTTGCGTTTTTACGTCGTAAGGATTTGTATGACTTACCGGACGGGCAGTATGAAATTCAGGGGCGCAAGCTGTACGCAACGGTGGTTCATCAAAAAGGAAGATCCATTGATGAAGCAAAATTAGAAGCTCATGATCAATATATTGATATTCAGTTTGTTTTGCAGGGTACTGAGCTGATGGGATGGAAATCTCGAAAAGATATTACGGTGCCAGCCGAACAGCCGGAAGAGTATCCGGACGTATATTTTTACGATGAAGCTCCAACAAGTTGGAATACCGTATTGTCCGGCTCATTTGCAATTTTTTTCCCTGAAGACGCTCACATGCCTCTTGTTGCCGATGGGGAACTGCATAAGGTTATTTTGAAAGTAGCAGTCGATTCAGAATAA
- a CDS encoding SEL1-like repeat protein — MFSSVKKLFTKASMPSSLEQALEAYEEEEYELAISLFESLSRHSTPQALYCLGTCYFWGLGTEKNQEKGLRLFIASAEQGDCQAQIELGYIYRHGHGVTADSKTSLQWYERAQATGNADATAEVARCYEYGDGTERCLSKALTLYAEAAEGGNAMAQYSLACFYTQGTEVEFDPITAFYWFKRAADQGVADAYIHVAASYARGEGVDTDLNKAISWYAKAAEHGDAVAQNNMGYYYTTGTGVVQDEDKATFWYYHAAKQGHAIAQYNLAERYRTGNAIKQNLAEAAYLYLESAKQGDKDAQYRIAMCYKHGEGIEQNHEQYVFWIEEAARQGQQTAIDEINTYVPSEIPELVTSEAKSPIQD; from the coding sequence GTGTTTTCTTCTGTAAAAAAACTGTTCACCAAAGCATCTATGCCTTCTTCCCTTGAGCAAGCCTTAGAGGCGTATGAAGAAGAAGAATATGAACTTGCCATCTCTCTTTTTGAGTCCTTGTCACGTCATAGTACTCCTCAAGCTCTCTACTGCCTTGGCACATGCTATTTTTGGGGCCTTGGGACAGAAAAGAATCAAGAAAAAGGACTGCGCCTTTTTATAGCGTCAGCGGAACAAGGTGACTGTCAGGCTCAAATAGAGCTTGGCTATATTTATCGTCACGGACATGGTGTTACTGCAGACAGCAAAACGTCTCTTCAGTGGTATGAACGCGCTCAAGCCACAGGAAATGCCGATGCAACAGCGGAAGTAGCTCGCTGCTATGAATACGGAGACGGTACAGAACGATGCCTATCCAAAGCTCTGACATTATATGCTGAAGCAGCTGAAGGCGGAAACGCCATGGCACAGTACTCTTTAGCCTGTTTCTACACACAAGGAACAGAGGTAGAATTCGATCCCATTACAGCTTTCTACTGGTTCAAACGTGCCGCAGATCAAGGGGTTGCCGATGCATACATACACGTGGCAGCAAGCTATGCACGTGGTGAAGGTGTTGATACTGACCTGAATAAAGCCATCTCCTGGTATGCAAAAGCTGCAGAACATGGTGACGCTGTAGCTCAGAACAACATGGGCTATTACTACACAACCGGTACAGGTGTTGTTCAAGACGAAGATAAAGCTACATTCTGGTACTACCATGCCGCAAAGCAAGGGCACGCCATTGCCCAATACAACCTTGCTGAACGCTACCGGACCGGCAACGCAATTAAACAAAATTTAGCGGAAGCGGCATATCTCTATTTAGAATCTGCCAAGCAGGGAGACAAGGACGCACAATACCGTATAGCAATGTGCTACAAACACGGCGAAGGCATAGAACAAAATCACGAACAATATGTCTTCTGGATAGAAGAGGCGGCACGCCAAGGACAACAAACAGCAATTGATGAAATCAACACCTATGTTCCCTCAGAAATTCCAGAACTAGTGACATCAGAAGCTAAGTCTCCTATTCAAGACTAA
- a CDS encoding outer membrane homotrimeric porin, which translates to MKRIIVLALAACMVLGAAFGASAAEFKASGYLYAGYDYYNVDQQDNRNNFSQRFRSQIDIIASEALSGTVYFEINQDWGYAGKTAKVGGGSGGQLGADGVNIQTKRAYMTFMVPNTAVKVRAGIQGLALPGAVAGSPIIDDDVAAIVASTSFGKVGATAFFARPYANYKSTDATYNKTKGTSDLFGAIVTADLGVVTVSPYAMVTNNGYKTFKDQNSTTPPVKFLDGKEAQWFGVAVESAPIENLTLAFDAIYGKVDSRDAGYFFAGKAAYATDFAVPAILAWYGSGADNAKGDNIMPVIGGLDFVPSTLVGFGAAANSADALFGSAVGKWGVSLQASEISFLEKVSHTVRVTYVQGTNDDDAFDATNPQSFDEWTGDDKAYEFDFVTTYAMYENLDLIVDLAYAITDLDDAAPKTDDVFKAAIGAKYNF; encoded by the coding sequence ATGAAACGTATTATCGTTCTCGCACTTGCTGCTTGCATGGTGCTTGGTGCTGCTTTTGGCGCATCTGCTGCAGAATTTAAGGCTTCCGGTTACCTCTACGCAGGTTACGACTACTACAACGTAGATCAGCAGGACAACCGCAACAATTTCTCCCAGCGTTTCCGTTCCCAGATCGACATCATCGCATCTGAAGCTCTTTCCGGTACCGTATACTTTGAAATTAACCAGGATTGGGGTTACGCAGGTAAAACCGCTAAAGTTGGTGGTGGCTCCGGTGGTCAGCTTGGTGCTGACGGTGTGAACATTCAGACCAAACGTGCTTACATGACCTTCATGGTACCTAACACTGCTGTTAAAGTTCGTGCTGGTATCCAGGGCCTCGCTCTTCCAGGTGCTGTAGCTGGTTCCCCAATCATCGACGATGATGTTGCTGCTATCGTAGCAAGCACTTCTTTCGGTAAAGTTGGCGCAACTGCTTTCTTCGCACGTCCTTACGCTAACTACAAATCCACTGATGCTACTTACAACAAAACTAAAGGCACCTCTGATCTCTTTGGTGCAATCGTTACTGCTGATCTTGGTGTAGTAACTGTTTCTCCATACGCAATGGTAACTAATAACGGTTACAAAACTTTTAAAGATCAGAACTCTACTACTCCTCCAGTTAAGTTCCTCGATGGCAAAGAAGCACAGTGGTTCGGTGTTGCAGTTGAGTCTGCTCCAATCGAAAACCTTACTCTCGCTTTTGACGCTATCTACGGTAAAGTTGATTCCCGTGATGCTGGCTACTTCTTCGCTGGTAAAGCTGCTTACGCAACTGATTTCGCAGTTCCTGCAATTCTCGCTTGGTACGGCTCCGGTGCTGACAATGCTAAAGGCGACAACATCATGCCAGTAATTGGTGGTCTTGACTTCGTTCCTTCCACTCTCGTTGGCTTCGGTGCTGCTGCTAACTCTGCTGACGCACTCTTCGGTAGCGCTGTTGGCAAATGGGGTGTATCCCTTCAGGCTTCCGAAATTTCCTTCCTTGAGAAAGTATCTCACACTGTTCGTGTGACTTACGTTCAGGGTACCAACGACGACGATGCTTTCGACGCTACTAACCCACAGAGCTTTGATGAGTGGACCGGCGATGACAAAGCATACGAATTTGACTTCGTAACTACTTACGCAATGTACGAGAACCTCGATCTTATCGTTGACCTCGCATACGCAATCACCGACCTCGACGACGCAGCTCCAAAAACCGACGACGTTTTCAAAGCTGCTATCGGTGCAAAATACAACTTCTAA